The following coding sequences are from one Cygnus atratus isolate AKBS03 ecotype Queensland, Australia chromosome 15, CAtr_DNAZoo_HiC_assembly, whole genome shotgun sequence window:
- the USP42 gene encoding ubiquitin carboxyl-terminal hydrolase 42 isoform X2 has translation MTIVNKPKSSKSKKSSSRRSGKSKKPRTKKMKSRTANWGRIPPAEDSNQVSVAQGRGGAIYCRSSEKSKPFAQRDLIINDGIAPPQRILFPPEKICMDWQQTQSVGVGLYNLGNTCFLNSTLQCLTYTPPLANYMLSLEHNQSCREQGFCMMCTMETHINQALCCTVDAIKPTRVINDLRRIGKHFRFGSQEDAHEFLRYTVDAMQKACLNGSTKLDRSSQATTIIHQIFGGFLRSRVKCLNCKAVSDTYEAFLDITLDIKAVSSVTRALELFVKPEQLDGENCYKCSKCKKMVPASKRFTIHRSSNVLTISLKRFANFTGGKINKEVKYPEYLDLRAYMSQSIGEPLLYALYAVLVHNGINCHAGHYVCYIKAGNGLWYQMNDANVVRTDIKTVLGQQAYLLFYIRRYDLTLGERAFYLPAPSYPRSFLGQRGANSKQAGFMGPRLPPHMIKNSSRLNGNGSLKEDPNTIGVTLKRPSSAPPTACVQNWAITRPSITDPSKKQKITISIHNKLPARQTVSQPDCLSSAVEDEDLNKAVPSSTITNSTAAESTSNPSTMSVTTNVSKQEVSDEIFVEPAVNGNPKLSSDNTVPYGAESSGKSEEESKGIFKRNCNVISSNGILVGKVVRTLQNSHSSCQNAEEERSQHELPKNDSLNGAISLVNESKENGLKLDDSTCQAEPVKPSEMFFSKTNGLLETMPIAMPPVPQEVMLESLTDSQLNSLSEEISVPGPQKSTENDALMETVVMEALLVYEESRKVPSDFSCEAENPFIQSDSETISTKEEVGSIITKADNAHPSINGQHKIRERCFDTEDEFLEQYRSEDRGDKDKSRRSKEPELISKENILYIKDSSEADENLRQTSSLKSDSECSSKNLSSLAVTDKCQDTKDISNNYVEVPPVNDSSITKLDKVLESQFSRPNEEFGDRKWEEDAMHRKKDKKRIHETKKTDKEHYRRKREHSDTEEKESQNRSKTDGHSSKRRCSRSVEVIKQNRHKQEHCEGSKYRSFHGERNSPDNGRRSVKYSKYRSRSRGRSEQDRNRYYHSKGERTWSRERYYQDEPRRWEKCRYYNDYYSSHATGDSRERKFSHGDKDFDKLSQAYNSRSHKDYHYKSRWPHSSLSREDDVHHFSSHRADLHRCSVPQQHSEKYSRERHALPPVSGHFEDSPQKNEKERNRKRQYTRAEGSESEIERKRRKIEKELLGDEKMKKYKKFKKKKKSKDKHREKDYKLYDLDFSVLHFDNDNRKRKKKKKKKKHIRKLKGFLEYLDPRFQKKTREKKEESRPPDGSFCEQYRNEGSKQPYKEGKPSTAGESKKYSSIASNEYIKDAELTDGSLQYSN, from the exons ATGACCATAGTTAACAAGCCAAAATCTTCAAAGTCTAAAAAATCATCTTCAAGGCGGTCTGGCAAATCCAAGAAACCACGTactaaaaaaatgaagtcacgCACTGCAAACTGGGGCCGGATACCACCTGCAGAAGATTCTAACCAAGTCTCTGTGGCCCAAGGACGTGGAGGTGCAATTTATTGTAGATCATCTGAAAAATCTAAGCCTTTTGCCCAAAGAGATCTAA TCATTAATGATGGAATTGCTCCGCCGCAAAGAATTCTTTTTCCGCCTGAGAAGATTTGTATGGATTGGCAACAAACACAAAGTGTTGGGGTTGGACTGTACAATCTTGGCAATACATGTTTTCTTAATTCTACTCTACAATGTTTGACCTACACACCCCCACTTGCCAATTACATGCTTTCTCTTGAGCACAACCAGTCAT GTCGTGAACAAGGTTTTTGCATGATGTGCACAATGGAGACTCACATTAACCAGGCCCTGTGTTGCACTGTTGATGCCATCAAGCCTACACGTGTTATCAATGATCTTAGAC GAATAGGAAAACATTTCCGTTTTGGCAGTCAAGAAGATGCACACGAATTCTTGCGCTATACTGTTGATGCTATGCAGAAAGCATGCTTGAATGGAAGCACCAA attGGACAGATCTTCTCAAGCAACCACCATCATTCATCAAATATTTGGAGGATTTCTAAGATCAAGAG TAAAGTGCTTGAATTGCAAAGCAGTTTCGGATACGTATGAGGCATTTCTTGATATCACTTTGGATATAAAG GCAGTTTCATCTGTTACCAGAGCTCTAGAACTATTTGTGAAACCTGAACAGCTGGATGGAGAGAATTGCTATAAATGTAGCAA gTGTAAAAAGATGGTTCCTGCATCCAAGAGATTTACTATACACCGTTCTTCCAATGTTCTCACAATATCACTGAAAAGATTTGCAAATTTCACAGGTGGAAAGATCAACAAG GAGGTAAAATACCCAGAGTATTTGGACCTTCGAGCCTACATGTCTCAATCAATTGGAGAACCACTCCTCTATGCCTTATATGCGGTGCTGGTGCATAATGGTATCAACTGTCACGCGGGACACTATGTATGCTACATAAAG GCTGGTAATGGACTTTGGTATCAGATGAATGATGCTAATGTAGTCCGTACTGACATTAAAACAGTTCTTGGTCAGCAagcttatttacttttttatatcAG GCGCTATGATTTGACACTCGGAGAACGTGCTTTTTACTTACCAGCACCATCTTATCCCCGTTCATTCCTTGGTCAGCGGGGGGCTAATAGTAAGCAGGCTGGATTTATGGGACCACGACTTCCTCCTCATATGATTAAG aattcAAGTCGTTTAAATGGAAATGGATCCTTAAAAGAGGATCCAAATACCATTGGTGTCACCCTAAAAAGGCCATCTTCAGCACCACCGACGGCTTGTGTTCAAAACTGGGCAATTACCAGGCCTTCAATTACTGACCCatcaaaaaaacagaagatcACTATCAGTATTCACAATAAATTGCCTGCTCGTCAGACTGTGTCACAGCCTGACTGTCTTAGCAGTGCTGTGGAGGATGAAGATCTCAACAAGGCTGTTCCTTCATCTACAATTACAAATTCCACCGCAGCAGAGTCTACCTCAAATCCATCTACTATGTCAGTTACTACTAATGTTTCCAAACAAGAAGTTTCTGATGAAATTTTCGTGGAGCCAGCAGTGAATGGAAATCCTAAACTCAGCTCTGATAACACAGTCCCTTACGGTGCAGAATCTTCAGGAAAATCTGAGGAGGAGTCGAAGGGcatatttaaaaggaattgCAATGTAATATCCTCTAATGGAATTTTGGTTGGAAAGGTAGTCCGTACATTGCAGAATTCCCATTCTTCCTGTCAGaatgctgaagaagaaagatcCCAGCATGAGCTGCCAAAAAATGATTCACTAAATGGTGCTATTAGTTTAGTTAATGAATCTAAAGAAAACGGACTGAAACTTGATGATTCCACTTGCCAAGCTGAACCTGTTAAACCTTCTGAGATgttcttttctaaaacaaatggATTGCTTGAAACA ATGCCTATAGCTATGCCTCCAGTCCCTCAAGAAGTAATGTTAGAATCCCTCACAgacagccagctgaacagctTGTCAGAGGAAATAAG tgTCCCAGGACCTCAGAAATCTACAGAGAATGATGCTCTTATGGAAACTGTAGTGATGGAAGCACTATTGGTCTATGAAGAATCCAGGAAAGTTCCTTCTGACTTCAGCTGTGAGGCTGAGAATCCTTTTATTCAATCAGATTCTGAAACCATTTCTACCAAAGAAGAAGTTGGAAGTATTATAACAAAAGCTGATAATGCACATCCCAGTATCAATGGTCAGCACAAGATTAGGGAAAGATGCTTTGATACTGAAGATGAATTCCTTGAACAGTACCGATCTGAGGACCGTGGAGACAAAGACAAATCAAGAAGATCAAAAGAACCTGAactcatttcaaaagaaaatattttgtacatcAAAGACTCTTCTGAGGCTGATGAGAACTTGCGGCAAACTTCCTCTCTAAAGTCGGACAGTGAATGTAGTTCTAAAAATCTTTCCTCCTTAGCTGTTACAGATAAATGCCAAGATACAAAGGACATATCTAATAACTATGTAGAGGTACCACCTGTTAATGACTCGTCTATTACAAAGCTGGATAAAGTTTTGGAAAGCCAATTCTCCAGACCAAATGAAGAATTTGGTGacagaaaatgggaagaagacgccatgcacaggaaaaaagataagaaaaggaTACACGAAACTAAAAAAACTGACAAAGAGCATTACCGAAGAAAGAGGGAACATTCTGATACTGAAGAGAAGGAGagtcaaaacagaagcaaaacagatgGTCATTCCAGCAAGAGAAGGTGCTCTCGCAGCGTGGAAGTTATTAAGCAAAATCGTCATAAGCAGGAGCATTGTGAGGGAAGCAAGTACAGATCTTTCCATGGTGAAAGAAACAGCCCTGATAATGGGAGAAGATcagtaaaatattcaaagtaCAGATCTCGAAGCAGAGGAAGATCAGAACAAGATAGGAATAGATATTACCATTCCAAAGGGGAAAGAACTTGGAGCAGAGAAAGATACTATCAAGATGAACCACGGAGATGGGAAAAATGTAGATATTACAATGATTACTATTCATCTCATGCAACAGGAGACAGTAGAGAGAGAAAGTTCTCTCACGGTGATAAAGACTTTGACAAATTGAGTCAAGCTTACAACAGCAGGTCACATAAGGATTATCATTACAAAAGCAGATGGCCTCACAGTTCCCTCTCGAGAGAAGATGATGTACATCACTTTAGCAGCCACAGAGCAGACTTACATCGTTGCTCAGTACCTCAGcaacattctgaaaaatattctcgTGAAAGACATGCACTTCCACCTGTGTCAGGTCATTTTGAGGACTCTccccagaaaaatgaaaaagaaagaaacagaaaaagacaatatACTCGTGCAGAAGGTAGTGAAAGTGAAATAGAAAGGAAACGCAGAAAGATAGAAAAGGAGCTTTTAGgtgatgaaaaaatgaaaaaatataagaagttcaagaagaaaaagaagtctaaaGATAAACATCGAGAGAAGGATTACAA ACTTTATGATTTGGATTTCTCTGTGCTCCACTTTGACAATGACAATCGCAAGcgtaagaaaaagaagaaaaagaagaaacacatcAGGAAACTGAAAGGCTTCTTGGAATACTTAGATCCTCgtttccagaagaaaacacgg
- the USP42 gene encoding ubiquitin carboxyl-terminal hydrolase 42 isoform X1: MTIVNKPKSSKSKKSSSRRSGKSKKPRTKKMKSRTANWGRIPPAEDSNQVSVAQGRGGAIYCRSSEKSKPFAQRDLIINDGIAPPQRILFPPEKICMDWQQTQSVGVGLYNLGNTCFLNSTLQCLTYTPPLANYMLSLEHNQSCREQGFCMMCTMETHINQALCCTVDAIKPTRVINDLRRIGKHFRFGSQEDAHEFLRYTVDAMQKACLNGSTKLDRSSQATTIIHQIFGGFLRSRVKCLNCKAVSDTYEAFLDITLDIKAVSSVTRALELFVKPEQLDGENCYKCSKCKKMVPASKRFTIHRSSNVLTISLKRFANFTGGKINKEVKYPEYLDLRAYMSQSIGEPLLYALYAVLVHNGINCHAGHYVCYIKAGNGLWYQMNDANVVRTDIKTVLGQQAYLLFYIRRYDLTLGERAFYLPAPSYPRSFLGQRGANSKQAGFMGPRLPPHMIKNSSRLNGNGSLKEDPNTIGVTLKRPSSAPPTACVQNWAITRPSITDPSKKQKITISIHNKLPARQTVSQPDCLSSAVEDEDLNKAVPSSTITNSTAAESTSNPSTMSVTTNVSKQEVSDEIFVEPAVNGNPKLSSDNTVPYGAESSGKSEEESKGIFKRNCNVISSNGILVGKVVRTLQNSHSSCQNAEEERSQHELPKNDSLNGAISLVNESKENGLKLDDSTCQAEPVKPSEMFFSKTNGLLETMPIAMPPVPQEVMLESLTDSQLNSLSEEISVPGPQKSTENDALMETVVMEALLVYEESRKVPSDFSCEAENPFIQSDSETISTKEEVGSIITKADNAHPSINGQHKIRERCFDTEDEFLEQYRSEDRGDKDKSRRSKEPELISKENILYIKDSSEADENLRQTSSLKSDSECSSKNLSSLAVTDKCQDTKDISNNYVEVPPVNDSSITKLDKVLESQFSRPNEEFGDRKWEEDAMHRKKDKKRIHETKKTDKEHYRRKREHSDTEEKESQNRSKTDGHSSKRRCSRSVEVIKQNRHKQEHCEGSKYRSFHGERNSPDNGRRSVKYSKYRSRSRGRSEQDRNRYYHSKGERTWSRERYYQDEPRRWEKCRYYNDYYSSHATGDSRERKFSHGDKDFDKLSQAYNSRSHKDYHYKSRWPHSSLSREDDVHHFSSHRADLHRCSVPQQHSEKYSRERHALPPVSGHFEDSPQKNEKERNRKRQYTRAEGSESEIERKRRKIEKELLGDEKMKKYKKFKKKKKSKDKHREKDYKLYDLDFSVLHFDNDNRKRKKKKKKKKHIRKLKGFLEYLDPRFQKKTREKKEESRPPDGSFCEQYRNEGSKQPYKEGKPSTAGESKKYSSIASNEYIKDVDLPSPKHTEFTVINPPEDALQFNTWRITEVIPEEDSSLSKDAELTDGSLQYSN, encoded by the exons ATGACCATAGTTAACAAGCCAAAATCTTCAAAGTCTAAAAAATCATCTTCAAGGCGGTCTGGCAAATCCAAGAAACCACGTactaaaaaaatgaagtcacgCACTGCAAACTGGGGCCGGATACCACCTGCAGAAGATTCTAACCAAGTCTCTGTGGCCCAAGGACGTGGAGGTGCAATTTATTGTAGATCATCTGAAAAATCTAAGCCTTTTGCCCAAAGAGATCTAA TCATTAATGATGGAATTGCTCCGCCGCAAAGAATTCTTTTTCCGCCTGAGAAGATTTGTATGGATTGGCAACAAACACAAAGTGTTGGGGTTGGACTGTACAATCTTGGCAATACATGTTTTCTTAATTCTACTCTACAATGTTTGACCTACACACCCCCACTTGCCAATTACATGCTTTCTCTTGAGCACAACCAGTCAT GTCGTGAACAAGGTTTTTGCATGATGTGCACAATGGAGACTCACATTAACCAGGCCCTGTGTTGCACTGTTGATGCCATCAAGCCTACACGTGTTATCAATGATCTTAGAC GAATAGGAAAACATTTCCGTTTTGGCAGTCAAGAAGATGCACACGAATTCTTGCGCTATACTGTTGATGCTATGCAGAAAGCATGCTTGAATGGAAGCACCAA attGGACAGATCTTCTCAAGCAACCACCATCATTCATCAAATATTTGGAGGATTTCTAAGATCAAGAG TAAAGTGCTTGAATTGCAAAGCAGTTTCGGATACGTATGAGGCATTTCTTGATATCACTTTGGATATAAAG GCAGTTTCATCTGTTACCAGAGCTCTAGAACTATTTGTGAAACCTGAACAGCTGGATGGAGAGAATTGCTATAAATGTAGCAA gTGTAAAAAGATGGTTCCTGCATCCAAGAGATTTACTATACACCGTTCTTCCAATGTTCTCACAATATCACTGAAAAGATTTGCAAATTTCACAGGTGGAAAGATCAACAAG GAGGTAAAATACCCAGAGTATTTGGACCTTCGAGCCTACATGTCTCAATCAATTGGAGAACCACTCCTCTATGCCTTATATGCGGTGCTGGTGCATAATGGTATCAACTGTCACGCGGGACACTATGTATGCTACATAAAG GCTGGTAATGGACTTTGGTATCAGATGAATGATGCTAATGTAGTCCGTACTGACATTAAAACAGTTCTTGGTCAGCAagcttatttacttttttatatcAG GCGCTATGATTTGACACTCGGAGAACGTGCTTTTTACTTACCAGCACCATCTTATCCCCGTTCATTCCTTGGTCAGCGGGGGGCTAATAGTAAGCAGGCTGGATTTATGGGACCACGACTTCCTCCTCATATGATTAAG aattcAAGTCGTTTAAATGGAAATGGATCCTTAAAAGAGGATCCAAATACCATTGGTGTCACCCTAAAAAGGCCATCTTCAGCACCACCGACGGCTTGTGTTCAAAACTGGGCAATTACCAGGCCTTCAATTACTGACCCatcaaaaaaacagaagatcACTATCAGTATTCACAATAAATTGCCTGCTCGTCAGACTGTGTCACAGCCTGACTGTCTTAGCAGTGCTGTGGAGGATGAAGATCTCAACAAGGCTGTTCCTTCATCTACAATTACAAATTCCACCGCAGCAGAGTCTACCTCAAATCCATCTACTATGTCAGTTACTACTAATGTTTCCAAACAAGAAGTTTCTGATGAAATTTTCGTGGAGCCAGCAGTGAATGGAAATCCTAAACTCAGCTCTGATAACACAGTCCCTTACGGTGCAGAATCTTCAGGAAAATCTGAGGAGGAGTCGAAGGGcatatttaaaaggaattgCAATGTAATATCCTCTAATGGAATTTTGGTTGGAAAGGTAGTCCGTACATTGCAGAATTCCCATTCTTCCTGTCAGaatgctgaagaagaaagatcCCAGCATGAGCTGCCAAAAAATGATTCACTAAATGGTGCTATTAGTTTAGTTAATGAATCTAAAGAAAACGGACTGAAACTTGATGATTCCACTTGCCAAGCTGAACCTGTTAAACCTTCTGAGATgttcttttctaaaacaaatggATTGCTTGAAACA ATGCCTATAGCTATGCCTCCAGTCCCTCAAGAAGTAATGTTAGAATCCCTCACAgacagccagctgaacagctTGTCAGAGGAAATAAG tgTCCCAGGACCTCAGAAATCTACAGAGAATGATGCTCTTATGGAAACTGTAGTGATGGAAGCACTATTGGTCTATGAAGAATCCAGGAAAGTTCCTTCTGACTTCAGCTGTGAGGCTGAGAATCCTTTTATTCAATCAGATTCTGAAACCATTTCTACCAAAGAAGAAGTTGGAAGTATTATAACAAAAGCTGATAATGCACATCCCAGTATCAATGGTCAGCACAAGATTAGGGAAAGATGCTTTGATACTGAAGATGAATTCCTTGAACAGTACCGATCTGAGGACCGTGGAGACAAAGACAAATCAAGAAGATCAAAAGAACCTGAactcatttcaaaagaaaatattttgtacatcAAAGACTCTTCTGAGGCTGATGAGAACTTGCGGCAAACTTCCTCTCTAAAGTCGGACAGTGAATGTAGTTCTAAAAATCTTTCCTCCTTAGCTGTTACAGATAAATGCCAAGATACAAAGGACATATCTAATAACTATGTAGAGGTACCACCTGTTAATGACTCGTCTATTACAAAGCTGGATAAAGTTTTGGAAAGCCAATTCTCCAGACCAAATGAAGAATTTGGTGacagaaaatgggaagaagacgccatgcacaggaaaaaagataagaaaaggaTACACGAAACTAAAAAAACTGACAAAGAGCATTACCGAAGAAAGAGGGAACATTCTGATACTGAAGAGAAGGAGagtcaaaacagaagcaaaacagatgGTCATTCCAGCAAGAGAAGGTGCTCTCGCAGCGTGGAAGTTATTAAGCAAAATCGTCATAAGCAGGAGCATTGTGAGGGAAGCAAGTACAGATCTTTCCATGGTGAAAGAAACAGCCCTGATAATGGGAGAAGATcagtaaaatattcaaagtaCAGATCTCGAAGCAGAGGAAGATCAGAACAAGATAGGAATAGATATTACCATTCCAAAGGGGAAAGAACTTGGAGCAGAGAAAGATACTATCAAGATGAACCACGGAGATGGGAAAAATGTAGATATTACAATGATTACTATTCATCTCATGCAACAGGAGACAGTAGAGAGAGAAAGTTCTCTCACGGTGATAAAGACTTTGACAAATTGAGTCAAGCTTACAACAGCAGGTCACATAAGGATTATCATTACAAAAGCAGATGGCCTCACAGTTCCCTCTCGAGAGAAGATGATGTACATCACTTTAGCAGCCACAGAGCAGACTTACATCGTTGCTCAGTACCTCAGcaacattctgaaaaatattctcgTGAAAGACATGCACTTCCACCTGTGTCAGGTCATTTTGAGGACTCTccccagaaaaatgaaaaagaaagaaacagaaaaagacaatatACTCGTGCAGAAGGTAGTGAAAGTGAAATAGAAAGGAAACGCAGAAAGATAGAAAAGGAGCTTTTAGgtgatgaaaaaatgaaaaaatataagaagttcaagaagaaaaagaagtctaaaGATAAACATCGAGAGAAGGATTACAA ACTTTATGATTTGGATTTCTCTGTGCTCCACTTTGACAATGACAATCGCAAGcgtaagaaaaagaagaaaaagaagaaacacatcAGGAAACTGAAAGGCTTCTTGGAATACTTAGATCCTCgtttccagaagaaaacacgg